The Agrococcus carbonis genome has a window encoding:
- a CDS encoding DUF6421 family protein, with protein sequence MTMTQATAADLRQHPAWLRIKAAATALQPMQSKNGAIEDAGDHDAAGALVADLASGIRELAPQFPHDAEYLAQAAIDFERWAEGGFGEPDFFDALVRFQPQEHRIDGLQHLVVFPMYTQNGSPERKVEAVLVEVIWPEFIAELEAGDYSNALFVPLRFIDFTAGYDTNSAVLFPETVAMREIPSFTWGAIFQDREAARFRRVVEAACDVTKLELPADAAEMLADQTLAEQTFVMWDLIHDRTHMRGDLPFDPFMIKQRMPFFLYSLEELRCDLTAFREAVAIERRIAAKDGATDAERDLQKHAKHVQYAVIFDRIFRFAITGSRIRNYDGLGGQLLFAWLHQHRVLHWTDTQLAFDWDEVPDVVNKLGEAIELLYWKSIDRPKVAHWLAAYELVSSVVEPHPASKWKAGELPLDGTPRQLTDLVMDDEFPLSMFYEAFEKKMRDVIASTKGITAES encoded by the coding sequence TGCAGTCCAAGAACGGCGCGATCGAGGACGCCGGCGACCACGACGCGGCTGGCGCCCTCGTCGCCGACCTCGCCTCGGGCATCCGCGAGCTCGCCCCGCAGTTCCCGCACGACGCCGAGTACCTCGCGCAGGCCGCGATCGACTTCGAGCGCTGGGCCGAGGGCGGCTTCGGCGAGCCCGACTTCTTCGACGCGCTCGTGCGCTTCCAGCCGCAGGAGCACCGCATCGACGGCCTCCAGCACCTCGTGGTCTTCCCGATGTACACGCAGAACGGCTCGCCCGAGCGCAAGGTCGAGGCCGTGCTCGTCGAGGTCATCTGGCCCGAGTTCATCGCCGAGCTCGAGGCGGGCGACTACTCCAACGCGCTGTTCGTGCCGCTGCGCTTCATCGACTTCACGGCCGGCTACGACACCAACTCGGCCGTGCTGTTCCCCGAGACCGTCGCGATGCGCGAGATCCCGAGCTTCACGTGGGGCGCCATCTTCCAGGACCGCGAGGCCGCGCGCTTCCGCCGCGTCGTGGAGGCCGCGTGCGACGTGACGAAGCTCGAGCTGCCCGCCGACGCCGCCGAGATGCTCGCCGACCAGACGCTCGCCGAGCAGACCTTCGTCATGTGGGACCTCATCCACGACCGCACGCACATGCGCGGCGACCTGCCGTTCGACCCCTTCATGATCAAGCAGCGCATGCCGTTCTTCCTCTACTCGCTCGAGGAGCTGCGCTGCGACCTCACCGCGTTCCGCGAGGCGGTCGCGATCGAGCGCCGCATCGCCGCCAAGGACGGAGCGACGGATGCGGAGCGCGACCTGCAGAAGCACGCGAAGCACGTGCAGTACGCGGTGATCTTCGACCGCATCTTCCGCTTCGCGATCACCGGCTCCCGCATCCGCAACTACGACGGCCTCGGCGGTCAGCTGCTGTTCGCGTGGCTGCACCAGCACCGGGTGCTCCACTGGACCGACACGCAGCTGGCGTTCGACTGGGACGAGGTGCCCGACGTCGTCAACAAGCTCGGCGAGGCGATCGAGCTGCTCTACTGGAAGTCGATCGACCGCCCGAAGGTCGCCCACTGGCTCGCCGCGTACGAGCTCGTCTCCTCGGTCGTCGAGCCGCACCCGGCATCGAAGTGGAAGGCGGGCGAGCTGCCGCTCGACGGCACGCCGCGCCAGCTCACCGACCTCGTGATGGACGACGAGTTCCCGCTGTCGATGTTCTACGAGGCGTTCGAGAAGAAGATGCGCGACGTCATCGCATCCACCAAGGGCATCACCGCCGAGTCCTGA
- a CDS encoding nucleotide disphospho-sugar-binding domain-containing protein, protein MALIAAYTSPALAHAFPFAGVLLELQRRGHRIRLRTLPAEVDRMRQLGFDADAYDPAIDRIEFDDWRAASPRDALLRLAQLYCARGALDGPDLQAMLDDDRPDLVLTDINTWGAAAVAERSGLPWVVLSPYTPVVRSKGWPPFGPGLAPARGPLGRVRDALAARVVLQAATEIAMPRINALRAEVAGLPPERTFDDVLRRAPKTLVTSAEPLEYAHTDWEPHFTLVGPTTWEPPAAPAPWLDAIDGPVVLVTVSGDFQGDTDIARVALEALADEPVTVVATMPGDGRLGTGSPANAHITGFLPHGQVLEKAVCAITHGGMGVTQKALAHRVPVVVVPWGRDQFEVAARVEHAGAGVRVPRQQLTPERVRDAVRRARGMQAGVDAVAAGFEAAGGPPRAADLIEEQLRCATSP, encoded by the coding sequence GTGGCCCTCATCGCCGCCTACACCAGCCCGGCGCTCGCGCACGCGTTCCCGTTCGCCGGCGTGCTGCTCGAGCTGCAGCGGCGCGGCCACCGCATCCGGCTGCGCACGCTGCCTGCCGAGGTCGACCGGATGCGGCAGCTCGGCTTCGACGCCGACGCCTACGACCCGGCGATCGACCGGATCGAGTTCGACGACTGGCGCGCCGCGAGCCCGCGCGACGCGCTGCTGCGGCTCGCGCAGCTGTACTGCGCGCGCGGCGCCCTCGACGGACCGGATCTGCAGGCGATGCTCGACGACGACCGGCCGGATCTCGTGCTCACCGACATCAACACCTGGGGCGCGGCGGCGGTCGCCGAGCGCTCCGGGCTGCCATGGGTGGTGCTCTCGCCCTACACGCCCGTGGTGCGCTCGAAGGGCTGGCCGCCGTTCGGGCCGGGCCTCGCCCCCGCCCGCGGACCGCTCGGCCGCGTGCGCGACGCGCTCGCCGCGCGCGTCGTGCTCCAGGCGGCGACCGAGATCGCGATGCCGCGCATCAACGCGCTGCGGGCGGAGGTCGCGGGCCTGCCGCCCGAGCGCACCTTCGACGACGTGCTGCGCCGCGCACCGAAGACGCTCGTCACCTCGGCCGAGCCCCTCGAGTACGCCCACACCGACTGGGAGCCGCACTTCACGCTCGTCGGCCCAACCACCTGGGAGCCGCCCGCCGCGCCGGCGCCGTGGCTCGACGCGATCGACGGCCCGGTCGTGCTCGTGACCGTCTCTGGCGACTTCCAGGGCGACACCGACATCGCGCGGGTCGCGCTCGAGGCGCTCGCCGACGAGCCGGTGACCGTGGTCGCGACGATGCCCGGCGACGGCCGGCTCGGCACGGGCTCGCCCGCGAACGCGCACATCACCGGCTTCCTGCCGCACGGGCAGGTGCTCGAGAAGGCGGTCTGCGCGATCACGCACGGCGGGATGGGCGTCACGCAGAAGGCGCTCGCCCATCGCGTGCCCGTCGTCGTCGTGCCGTGGGGCCGCGACCAGTTCGAGGTGGCGGCGCGCGTCGAGCACGCGGGCGCCGGGGTGCGGGTGCCGCGGCAGCAGCTGACCCCCGAGCGGGTGCGGGATGCGGTGCGGCGCGCACGCGGGATGCAGGCGGGCGTCGACGCGGTCGCCGCGGGCTTCGAGGCGGCCGGCGGCCCGCCCCGCGCCGCCGATCTCATCGAGGAGCAGCTGCGCTGCGCGACCTCGCCGTAG
- a CDS encoding NAD(P)-dependent oxidoreductase yields the protein MAKITVLGATGFAGGNIAQEAAARGHELTLVSRSTPGATPDGARVLQGSVLDGDVVAQAIDGADVVVGALSPRGDMEGKVADAYADIAGRLAGTPTRFIIVGGFGSLKDEQGERIVNTDAFAPEYKPEALELFEAYQRVSAIDELDWTYVSPAGAFGSFIPDQTRRGEYRTGGETPIVDADGTSAISGADFGLAVVDAIESGEHRRAHVHFAY from the coding sequence ATGGCCAAGATCACGGTGCTCGGCGCCACGGGCTTCGCGGGCGGCAACATCGCTCAGGAGGCCGCCGCGCGCGGCCACGAGCTCACGCTCGTCTCGCGCTCGACCCCCGGGGCCACGCCCGACGGCGCGCGCGTGCTGCAGGGCTCGGTGCTCGACGGCGACGTGGTCGCGCAGGCCATCGACGGCGCCGACGTGGTCGTGGGCGCGCTCTCGCCGCGCGGCGACATGGAGGGCAAGGTCGCGGATGCCTACGCCGACATCGCGGGCCGCCTCGCGGGCACGCCGACGCGCTTCATCATCGTCGGCGGCTTCGGCTCGCTCAAGGACGAGCAGGGCGAGCGCATCGTCAACACCGACGCGTTCGCGCCGGAGTACAAGCCCGAGGCGCTCGAGCTGTTCGAGGCCTACCAGCGCGTGAGCGCCATCGACGAGCTCGACTGGACGTACGTCTCCCCCGCCGGCGCGTTCGGCAGCTTCATCCCCGACCAGACCCGCCGCGGCGAGTACCGCACGGGCGGCGAGACGCCGATCGTCGACGCCGACGGCACCTCGGCCATCTCGGGCGCCGACTTCGGCCTCGCGGTCGTCGACGCGATCGAGAGCGGCGAGCACCGCCGCGCGCACGTGCACTTCGCCTACTGA
- a CDS encoding nitroreductase family deazaflavin-dependent oxidoreductase has protein sequence MGIRGRLRRIIAPITRTRAFRRIGPRALPVAERILRRLTGGRVLVSDLLVPSLVLRTVGAKTGATRASELMYTPDGYGGAIIAGTSFARAAHPGWTANLAAHPDAEAIVRGRRYPVRAERVADEERDAAWARIEAQWPGYRAYERDSGRTVRLFRLTTDAVPSPFRERGRR, from the coding sequence ATGGGCATCCGCGGCCGGCTGCGGCGCATCATCGCGCCGATCACCCGCACGCGGGCCTTCCGCCGCATCGGCCCGCGCGCGCTGCCCGTCGCCGAGCGCATCCTGCGTCGGCTGACCGGCGGCCGGGTGCTCGTCTCCGACCTGCTCGTGCCGTCGCTCGTGCTGCGCACCGTGGGCGCCAAGACCGGCGCGACCCGCGCATCCGAGCTCATGTACACGCCCGACGGGTACGGCGGTGCGATCATCGCGGGCACCTCGTTCGCGCGCGCGGCGCACCCGGGCTGGACCGCCAACCTCGCCGCGCATCCGGACGCCGAGGCGATCGTGCGCGGCCGCCGCTACCCGGTGCGCGCCGAGCGCGTGGCCGACGAGGAGCGCGACGCCGCGTGGGCGCGCATCGAGGCGCAGTGGCCCGGCTACCGCGCGTACGAGCGCGACTCGGGCCGCACGGTGCGGCTGTTCCGGCTGACGACGGATGCGGTGCCGTCGCCGTTCCGGGAGCGCGGGCGCCGCTGA
- a CDS encoding dihydrofolate reductase family protein, with product MPATYTLDYFCSLDMHGSARGWPGYWGKEGPEVVEDRVRTFAQQQMLVFGGTTFREFRHFVREYDEPYYDSLIAAPKLVFSRTLEEPLGWANSTVHAGDAVAEIARLKRETDVPMRSHGSIALNRALLAAGLVDRIELMVFPAVTADAGFASLFEGGPELDLDLVSSTVLDGRTLKLVYEPHLHGAVPEGAGPKRRSGR from the coding sequence ATGCCCGCCACCTACACGCTCGACTACTTCTGCAGCCTCGACATGCACGGCTCCGCCCGCGGATGGCCGGGCTACTGGGGCAAGGAGGGGCCGGAGGTGGTCGAGGACCGCGTGCGCACCTTCGCGCAGCAGCAGATGCTCGTCTTCGGCGGCACGACGTTCCGGGAGTTCCGGCACTTCGTGCGCGAGTACGACGAGCCGTACTACGACAGCCTCATCGCCGCGCCGAAGCTCGTCTTCTCGCGCACGCTCGAGGAGCCGCTCGGCTGGGCGAACTCGACCGTGCACGCCGGCGACGCCGTGGCCGAGATCGCTCGCCTGAAGCGCGAGACCGACGTGCCGATGCGGTCGCACGGCAGCATCGCGCTCAACCGAGCGCTGCTCGCGGCCGGGCTCGTCGACCGCATCGAGCTGATGGTCTTCCCCGCAGTGACGGCGGATGCGGGCTTCGCGTCGCTGTTCGAGGGCGGGCCCGAGCTCGACCTCGACCTCGTCTCGTCGACGGTGCTCGACGGGCGCACGCTCAAGCTCGTCTACGAGCCCCACCTGCACGGCGCGGTGCCGGAGGGCGCGGGGCCGAAGCGGCGCTCCGGACGCTGA
- a CDS encoding SDR family NAD(P)-dependent oxidoreductase, with protein MRILIAGATSALGHATASALIDAGHHVIAVGSNADRLGLVDATERFECDLSDFAAVQALAAEVGDLDGLVHLVGGWRGGGGLAGQTDDDWAWLEARVVGTLRNTTRAFADAIGRSDAGVVAIVSSTGVERPTAGNANYVALKAAAETWVAAVGHALRETPARTVVKRVKALVSDADRAAEPERAFAGATDVRELAAELAAEFAPPR; from the coding sequence ATGCGCATCCTCATCGCCGGCGCCACGAGCGCGCTCGGCCACGCCACCGCCTCCGCCCTCATCGACGCGGGCCACCACGTGATCGCCGTCGGCTCGAACGCCGACCGGCTCGGGCTCGTCGACGCGACCGAGCGCTTCGAGTGCGACCTGAGCGACTTCGCGGCGGTGCAGGCGCTCGCCGCAGAGGTGGGCGACCTCGACGGCCTCGTGCACCTCGTCGGCGGCTGGCGCGGCGGCGGCGGGCTCGCCGGGCAGACCGACGACGACTGGGCGTGGCTCGAGGCGCGCGTGGTCGGCACGCTGCGCAACACGACGCGCGCGTTCGCCGACGCGATCGGGCGGTCGGATGCGGGGGTCGTCGCGATCGTGTCGTCCACCGGGGTCGAGCGCCCCACCGCGGGCAACGCCAACTACGTGGCGCTCAAGGCGGCGGCCGAGACCTGGGTCGCGGCGGTCGGCCACGCGCTGCGCGAGACGCCCGCGCGCACGGTCGTCAAGCGCGTGAAGGCGCTCGTGTCGGACGCCGACCGGGCGGCCGAGCCCGAGCGCGCGTTCGCGGGCGCCACCGACGTGCGCGAACTCGCTGCCGAGCTGGCCGCCGAGTTCGCGCCTCCGCGGTGA
- a CDS encoding nitroreductase family deazaflavin-dependent oxidoreductase, which produces MPLEGEYAPSTSDWARKQAEAFEASNGAEANTLRGMPIIVLTTVGAKSGKLRKTPLMRVEHEGAYAAVASLGGAPKHPVWYFNVKAHPHVELQDGAEKHDYLAREVSGDERAAWWERAVAAYPPYADYQEKTERLIPVFVLERIEA; this is translated from the coding sequence ATGCCGCTGGAGGGTGAGTACGCACCGAGCACGTCGGATTGGGCGCGCAAGCAGGCCGAGGCGTTCGAGGCGTCGAACGGCGCCGAGGCCAACACGCTGCGCGGCATGCCGATCATCGTGCTGACGACGGTCGGGGCGAAGTCGGGCAAGCTGCGCAAGACCCCGCTCATGCGGGTCGAGCACGAGGGGGCCTACGCGGCCGTGGCGTCGCTCGGCGGCGCTCCGAAGCATCCGGTCTGGTACTTCAACGTCAAGGCGCACCCGCACGTCGAGCTGCAGGACGGCGCAGAGAAGCACGACTACCTCGCGCGCGAGGTGAGCGGCGACGAGCGCGCCGCCTGGTGGGAGCGGGCCGTCGCGGCCTACCCGCCGTACGCCGACTACCAGGAGAAGACCGAGCGCCTCATCCCGGTCTTCGTGCTCGAGCGAATCGAGGCTTGA
- a CDS encoding DEAD/DEAH box helicase, producing MTLLEHAPATWDPDQAFDAFEAWAAGRGLTLYPAQEEALLEIVTGANVILSTPTGTGKSLVATGAHFAALAQGKRTFYTAPIKALVSEKFFALVDIFGAEQVGMVTGDSSVNADAPIICCTAEILANLALRHGEQADVGQVVMDEFHYYADPQRGWAWQVPLLTLPQAQFVLMSATLGDTTEIADDLSRRTGRETAAVTGVERPVPLSYEYAETVVHETIEDLLATGQAPVYIVHFAQAAALERAQALASVKIVSREQRDEIAAAIGDFRFTTTFGKTLSRLVRAGIGVHHAGMLPKYRRLVEQLAQQGLLRVICGTDTLGVGINVPIRTVLLTGLTKFDGQRMRHLTAREFHQIAGRAGRAGYDTAGTVVVQAPEHEAENAKLLAKAGDDPKARRKLVRKKAPEGFVSWGKPSFEKLVAAEPEPLHSQMIVSHSMLLNVIGRGGDAFTAMRELIEASHESPAPKAALKVRALAIYRTLRTAGVVEQVPDASMPGGQRIRLTVDLQPNFALNQPLSPFALAAIDLLDPADPTHPLDVISVIEATLDDPRPILSQQQFLARGEAVAAMKAEGIEYDERMELLEEITHPKPLDELLTEALRVFAASQPWVGDFALSPKSVVRDMWERAMTFADYTQHYGLSRSEGLVLRYLSDAYRAIRQTVPEEAKGEELHDIIEWLGELVRQVDSSLLDEWEELLHPHSPEAAPVAPPPPPSVVANPRAFRALVRNELFRRVQLAALDKHEELGELDPGFGADAWGDALDAYYDEHGSIGTGADARSSRMLVIDEGPAEWHVQQILADPAGDHDWRIWATVDLAESADAGVAVVRVTRVGRL from the coding sequence ATGACCCTCCTCGAGCACGCCCCGGCCACCTGGGATCCCGACCAGGCCTTCGACGCGTTCGAGGCATGGGCCGCCGGGCGCGGTCTCACGCTCTATCCGGCGCAGGAGGAGGCGCTGCTCGAGATCGTCACGGGCGCGAACGTCATCCTGAGCACCCCCACCGGCACGGGCAAGTCGCTCGTCGCCACCGGCGCCCACTTCGCCGCCCTCGCGCAGGGCAAGCGCACCTTCTACACCGCGCCGATCAAGGCGCTCGTGAGCGAGAAGTTCTTCGCCCTCGTCGACATCTTCGGGGCCGAGCAGGTCGGGATGGTCACGGGCGACTCGTCCGTCAACGCCGACGCCCCCATCATCTGCTGCACTGCCGAGATCCTCGCCAACCTGGCGCTGCGGCACGGCGAGCAGGCGGATGTCGGCCAGGTCGTGATGGACGAGTTCCACTACTACGCCGACCCGCAGCGCGGGTGGGCGTGGCAGGTGCCGCTGCTGACGCTGCCCCAGGCGCAGTTCGTGCTCATGTCGGCGACGCTCGGCGATACCACCGAGATCGCCGACGACCTCAGCCGCCGCACCGGTCGCGAGACCGCCGCCGTCACGGGCGTCGAGCGGCCCGTGCCACTCAGCTACGAGTACGCCGAGACGGTCGTGCACGAGACGATCGAGGATCTGCTCGCCACCGGCCAGGCACCCGTCTACATCGTGCACTTCGCCCAGGCCGCCGCGCTCGAGCGGGCGCAGGCCCTCGCATCCGTCAAGATCGTCAGCCGCGAGCAGCGCGACGAGATCGCCGCCGCGATCGGCGACTTCCGCTTCACCACCACCTTCGGCAAGACGCTCTCGCGGCTCGTGCGCGCGGGCATCGGCGTGCACCACGCAGGCATGCTGCCGAAGTACCGGCGCCTCGTCGAGCAGCTCGCCCAGCAGGGGCTGCTGCGGGTCATCTGCGGCACCGACACGCTCGGCGTCGGCATCAACGTGCCGATCCGCACGGTGCTGCTCACGGGCCTCACGAAGTTCGACGGGCAGCGGATGCGGCACCTCACGGCGCGCGAGTTCCACCAGATCGCGGGTCGCGCGGGCCGCGCCGGCTACGACACAGCGGGCACCGTGGTCGTGCAGGCGCCCGAGCACGAGGCCGAGAACGCGAAGCTGCTCGCGAAGGCCGGCGACGACCCGAAGGCGCGCCGCAAGCTCGTGCGCAAGAAGGCGCCCGAGGGCTTCGTCTCGTGGGGCAAGCCGTCGTTCGAGAAGCTCGTCGCCGCCGAGCCCGAGCCGCTGCACTCGCAGATGATCGTGAGCCACTCGATGCTGCTCAACGTCATCGGCCGCGGCGGCGACGCCTTCACGGCGATGCGCGAGCTCATCGAGGCGTCGCACGAGTCGCCCGCGCCGAAGGCGGCGCTTAAGGTGCGGGCGCTCGCGATCTACCGCACGCTCCGCACCGCGGGCGTCGTGGAGCAGGTGCCGGACGCCTCCATGCCCGGCGGCCAGCGCATCCGCCTCACGGTCGACCTGCAGCCGAACTTCGCGCTCAACCAGCCGCTCTCGCCGTTCGCGCTCGCGGCGATCGACCTGCTCGACCCGGCCGACCCGACGCATCCGCTCGACGTCATCTCGGTGATCGAGGCGACGCTCGACGACCCGCGGCCGATCCTGTCGCAGCAGCAGTTCCTCGCGCGCGGCGAGGCGGTCGCGGCGATGAAGGCCGAGGGCATCGAGTACGACGAGCGCATGGAGCTGCTCGAGGAGATCACGCACCCCAAGCCGCTCGACGAGCTGCTGACCGAGGCGCTGCGGGTGTTCGCCGCGTCGCAGCCGTGGGTGGGCGACTTCGCGCTGTCGCCGAAGTCGGTCGTGCGCGACATGTGGGAGCGGGCGATGACGTTCGCCGACTACACGCAGCACTACGGGCTCTCACGCTCGGAGGGGCTCGTGCTGCGCTACCTCTCGGATGCGTACCGGGCGATCCGGCAGACGGTGCCGGAGGAGGCGAAGGGCGAGGAGCTCCACGACATCATCGAGTGGCTCGGCGAGCTCGTGCGGCAGGTCGACTCATCGCTGCTCGACGAGTGGGAGGAGCTGCTGCACCCCCACTCGCCGGAAGCCGCGCCGGTCGCGCCGCCGCCCCCGCCGTCGGTCGTCGCGAACCCGCGGGCGTTCCGCGCCCTCGTGCGCAACGAGCTCTTCCGCCGCGTGCAGCTCGCGGCGCTCGACAAGCACGAGGAGCTCGGCGAGCTCGACCCGGGCTTCGGGGCGGATGCGTGGGGCGACGCGCTCGACGCCTACTACGACGAGCACGGCTCGATCGGCACGGGCGCCGACGCGCGCTCCTCGCGCATGCTCGTGATCGACGAGGGGCCTGCGGAGTGGCACGTGCAGCAGATCCTCGCCGACCCGGCGGGCGACCACGACTGGCGGATCTGGGCGACCGTCGACCTGGCCGAGTCGGCGGATGCGGGGGTCGCGGTCGTGCGCGTGACGCGCGTCGGGCGGCTGTAG
- a CDS encoding putative acetyltransferase, with product MKASELRALPLGTRIVVRYRLHGEQHGATDALGELVRVGPAECTVATRRGEVVITFGDIVAAKPVPPAPERRARGS from the coding sequence GTGAAGGCTTCCGAGCTCCGCGCGCTGCCCCTCGGCACGCGCATCGTCGTGCGCTACCGGCTGCACGGCGAGCAGCACGGGGCGACGGATGCGCTCGGCGAGCTCGTGCGCGTCGGCCCGGCGGAGTGCACGGTCGCCACCCGTCGCGGCGAAGTCGTGATCACGTTCGGCGACATCGTCGCGGCGAAGCCGGTGCCGCCGGCGCCAGAGCGGCGGGCCCGCGGGAGCTGA
- a CDS encoding dihydrofolate reductase family protein has product MGLAALDMSVSLDGCIAGPNDTIEQPGGERFSLHDWFGDPDDPRGSETDLRELAEVMQAGAVLSGSRTAQQTHHWGGDHHGMGVPIYVVSRREPPPEVAGMPLVHYVTDVVDAIAQAKAASGDRHVHMIGSAWVPTALAAGAIDELRLHHVPLLMGGGRRIVDVLPAPIGLEIVRVETSPKATHVRYRVLG; this is encoded by the coding sequence ATGGGCCTCGCTGCGCTCGACATGTCGGTCTCGCTCGACGGCTGCATCGCGGGCCCGAACGACACGATCGAGCAGCCCGGCGGCGAGCGCTTCTCGCTGCACGACTGGTTCGGCGACCCCGACGATCCGCGCGGCTCCGAGACCGACCTGCGCGAGCTCGCCGAGGTGATGCAGGCGGGCGCGGTGCTCTCGGGCAGCCGCACCGCGCAGCAGACGCACCACTGGGGCGGCGACCACCACGGCATGGGCGTGCCGATCTACGTCGTCAGCCGGCGCGAGCCGCCGCCCGAGGTCGCCGGCATGCCGCTCGTGCACTACGTGACGGATGTCGTCGACGCGATCGCGCAGGCGAAGGCCGCGTCGGGCGACCGCCACGTGCACATGATCGGCTCGGCGTGGGTGCCGACGGCGCTCGCCGCGGGCGCGATCGACGAGCTGCGCCTGCATCACGTGCCGCTGCTGATGGGCGGCGGCCGCCGGATCGTCGACGTGCTGCCGGCGCCGATCGGGCTCGAGATCGTGCGGGTCGAGACGTCGCCCAAGGCGACGCACGTCCGGTATCGCGTGCTGGGTTGA
- a CDS encoding alpha/beta fold hydrolase — protein MQHARSADGTPIAFHRRGSGTPVIVIGGAFSTAADASAIADALSEAGFEAVTVDRRARGDSGDGPADARERAPFSPEREAEDVAAVIDAVGGSAVLLGHSSGALVALLAAAHGAPVTHLFLSEPPMRFGLDEPAADLPERLQSLVDAGRTREAVLTFQREGIELPEPMIEQIAASELMPHLESLAQSTVYDATIAAATSDPDERMLHLRVPTTVLLGAETFPLLERAAPMLVERMPSAELVRVPESRGHSVDPAATAAIVAARVR, from the coding sequence ATGCAGCACGCGCGATCCGCCGACGGCACGCCCATCGCCTTCCACCGTCGCGGCAGCGGCACGCCCGTGATCGTCATCGGCGGCGCCTTCTCGACCGCGGCCGACGCATCCGCCATCGCCGACGCCCTGTCAGAGGCCGGATTCGAGGCCGTCACCGTCGACCGGCGCGCGCGCGGCGACAGCGGCGACGGGCCGGCGGATGCCCGCGAGCGCGCCCCCTTCTCCCCCGAGCGCGAGGCCGAGGACGTCGCGGCCGTCATCGACGCGGTCGGCGGCAGCGCCGTGCTGCTCGGCCACTCCTCCGGCGCGCTCGTCGCGCTGCTCGCCGCCGCGCACGGCGCCCCGGTCACGCACCTCTTCCTCTCCGAGCCGCCGATGCGCTTCGGCCTCGATGAGCCCGCCGCAGACCTGCCCGAGCGCCTGCAGTCGCTCGTCGACGCGGGCCGCACCCGCGAGGCGGTGCTCACCTTCCAGCGCGAGGGCATCGAGCTGCCCGAGCCGATGATCGAGCAGATCGCCGCCTCCGAGCTCATGCCCCACCTCGAGTCGCTCGCGCAATCCACCGTCTACGACGCGACCATCGCCGCCGCGACCTCCGACCCCGATGAGCGGATGCTGCACCTCCGGGTGCCGACGACGGTGCTGCTGGGCGCCGAGACCTTCCCGCTGCTCGAGCGCGCGGCGCCGATGCTCGTCGAGCGGATGCCGTCGGCCGAGCTCGTGCGCGTGCCGGAGTCGCGCGGGCACTCCGTCGACCCGGCCGCGACCGCCGCGATCGTCGCCGCGCGCGTCCGCTGA
- a CDS encoding class I SAM-dependent methyltransferase: MDTIPAAVTTAAPELKAKHAAMWAMGDYPAVAREVIPALGPRLVDAVGVAAGERVLDIAAGDGNASIPAAERGASVVASDLTPALLEAGRAKSAGAGLDITWQAADAEALPFDDGAFDVAISCVGLMFAPFHAPVAAELTRVVRRGGRIGLIAWTTEGFIGQMFAAMKPFAPPPPEGAQPPVLWGDEEHVRELLRERVELRLAREQLDVSAFASGAAFRDFFKATYGPTIAAYRAIAEQPERVAELDAALAELGDRHLEDGLMRWEYLLTTGTVR, translated from the coding sequence ATGGACACCATCCCCGCCGCGGTCACCACGGCCGCACCCGAGCTCAAGGCGAAGCACGCCGCCATGTGGGCGATGGGCGACTACCCCGCGGTCGCGCGCGAGGTGATCCCGGCGCTCGGGCCGCGGCTCGTCGACGCGGTCGGCGTCGCCGCGGGCGAGCGCGTGCTCGACATCGCCGCGGGCGACGGCAACGCATCGATCCCCGCGGCCGAGCGGGGCGCGAGCGTCGTCGCGAGCGACCTCACGCCCGCGCTGCTCGAGGCCGGCCGGGCGAAGTCGGCGGGTGCGGGGCTCGACATCACCTGGCAGGCGGCAGACGCCGAGGCGCTGCCGTTCGACGACGGCGCGTTCGACGTGGCGATCTCGTGCGTCGGGCTGATGTTCGCGCCGTTCCACGCGCCGGTCGCGGCCGAGCTGACGCGCGTCGTGCGCCGCGGCGGCCGCATCGGACTCATCGCGTGGACGACGGAGGGCTTCATCGGGCAGATGTTCGCGGCGATGAAGCCGTTCGCACCGCCGCCGCCGGAGGGCGCGCAGCCGCCGGTGCTGTGGGGCGACGAGGAGCACGTGCGCGAGCTGCTGCGCGAGCGGGTCGAGCTGCGGCTCGCGCGCGAGCAGCTCGACGTGTCGGCGTTCGCATCGGGCGCGGCGTTCCGCGACTTCTTCAAGGCGACCTACGGGCCGACGATCGCCGCCTACCGCGCCATCGCCGAGCAGCCCGAGCGCGTCGCAGAGCTCGACGCGGCGCTCGCGGAGCTCGGCGACCGCCACCTCGAGGACGGCCTCATGCGCTGGGAGTACCTGCTCACGACCGGCACGGTGCGCTGA